One Huiozyma naganishii CBS 8797 chromosome 5, complete genome DNA segment encodes these proteins:
- the PBI1 gene encoding Pbi1p (similar to Saccharomyces cerevisiae YPL272C; ancestral locus Anc_6.8), which produces MSSVRALSSFEKKLLLQSVDGLKNGTTFGAEYSTFKEGWSDEEATLLTVKDSRLCLGLLTKALENLIKKHIELFLTINEQFEFEVLKKIKTSDVISTIQFDSFKDEKINCQLGAPPYLLRHIFNHDRFVPGSGKPLWKLYLLDDSLAFFHGQDCLFDVFSTANFHRLLLKEVNLLSSRPQKWKKLDYVFKFGPDSMSEVKQLPKSIYDNPKLYIPTLNPDLFNLQTQSFFKSIYVNTVKKPIEFLTNTDVSFLSLNSNMKYNDILDINSKLCGNTVFGCVSNERFKYLNTIINQEGLCLKSFIVGIAMLCLKPMVKNLSGTVTFSIPVDLRSFVDEPRDFGLYYKDIRVECPLSLIDDDKSKDCMKGASVSEEDFDEKLMEYQFKNITGFVRNHLEQRLTRFSKTGFNDDDIRRMKFDDKNTLGGSSNNGTFIQIYDTSLINVNEFGEPNSFMIRACNLTKSLNSEELMSLSYTYCEENGLNICIHYPENYKMESFVECFQSFLEEGN; this is translated from the coding sequence atgagCAGTGTTAGAGCATTAtccagttttgaaaaaaaattattgTTACAGTCTGTAGACGGACTCAAAAACGGTACCACTTTTGGAGCCGAATACTCTACTTTCAAGGAAGGGTGGTCAGATGAAGAAGCTACTTTGTTGACTGTAAAGGATTCCAGATTATGTTTGGGTCTACTGACAAAAGCATTGGAaaacttgataaaaaaGCATATTGAACTATTTTTGACGATAAACGAACAATTTGAATTTGaggttttgaagaaaataaagacCAGTGATGTCATTTCCACAATCCAATTTGATTCGTTTAAGGACGAAAAGATTAACTGCCAATTGGGAGCACCACCATACTTGCTGCGTCATATCTTCAATCATGACAGATTTGTACCTGGAAGCGGTAAACCTCTATGGAAATTATACCTACTGGATGATTCGCTAGCCTTTTTCCATGGTCAAGACTGCTTATTCGATGTGTTCTCCACCGCTAACTTCCACAGACTACTCCTCAAAGAGGTAAACTTGTTATCTAGCAGGCCccaaaaatggaaaaagtTAGATTACGTTTTCAAGTTTGGTCCAGATTCTATGTCGGAGGTAAAGCAACTTCCAAAATCGATTTACGACAACCCTAAATTGTACATACCCACGTTAAATCCAGATCTTTTCAACCTACAGACACAAtcctttttcaaatcgATATATGTGAATACTGTTAAAAAGCCCATCGAGTTTCTGACCAACACGGATGTTTCCTTTCTCTCACTTAACTCAAACATGAAATACAATGATATCCTGGACATAAATTCCAAGCTGTGTGGGAACACCGTCTTTGGTTGTGTTTCGAATGAGAGAttcaagtatttgaatACCATTATTAATCAAGAGGGACTgtgtttgaaaagttttatTGTTGGTATCGCGATGCTATGTTTGAAGCCTATGGTTAAAAATTTAAGTGGAACTGTGACATTTTCGATACCGGTGGATCTGAGGTCATTTGTGGACGAGCCAAGAGATTTTGGGCTTTACTACAAAGATATACGAGTTGAATGCCCCTTATCTTTGATTGATGACGACAAGTCGAAGGACTGCATGAAGGGTGCGAGCGTGTCTGAAGAAGATTTCGATGAGAAATTGATGGAATACCAGTTCAAGAACATTACTGGTTTTGTTAGAAACCATTTGGAACAAAGACTGACGCGGTTTTCTAAAACGGGGTTCAACGATGATGACATCAGGAGGATGAAATTCGACGACAAAAACACCCTTGGAGGTAGCAGTAATAATGGAACGTTTATTCAAATCTATGACACATCCCTTATCAATGTTAACGAATTTGGGGAACCAAATAGCTTTATGATCAGAGCTTGCAATCTTACGAAATCTTTAAACAGCGAGGAGCTGATGTCCCTCTCTTACACATACTGTGAAGAAAATGGGCTGAATATATGTATACACTATCCTGAAAACTACAAAATGGAATCGTTTGTTGAATGTTTCCAAAGTTTTTTAGAGGAAGGTAATTGA
- the KNAG0E02760 gene encoding reverse transcriptase family protein: MEQYLTDREAQLSLAMSWLKEAVSNIKNQVVASPSFNGPSNNAMTIIPPDKEVVSISIGTVKTKELRDNRDNQSTECCLFLVHTATTESENAHTVTDTESVQTIKAQYKNVIASSLPLRTTYTGKIQHVIDLIPGTSPTHSRPYRMSGEKKQELSKQIRELIRDERIFPTTSPYGAPVLFVKKKDGTRRLCVDYRKLNSHTIKSRFPLPLIDNLFDQLAGAKFFSSLDLISGYHQIPIKDQDRMKTAFLTHEGQFAWRVMPFGLTSAPSTFQMLMNGVLRDYLNKFVVVYLDDILVYSPSKEQHAEHLSLVLDHLRAVHLTAKESKCSFFKRQIHFLGHMIDGTGIHMDNTKLTAITS, encoded by the coding sequence ATGGAACAGTATCTCACAGATCGAGAAGCTCAATTGTCATTAGCAATGAGTTGGTTAAAGGAGGCAGTGTCCAATATCAAAAACCAAGTGGTGGCCTCCCCTTCATTTAACGGACCCAGTAACAACGCCATGACGATCATACCGCCAGATAAGGAAGTCGTCTCAATTTCTATCGGAACTGTTAAAACAAAAGAGTTACGAGACAATCGAGACAATCAGAGTACAGAATGTTGTCTGTTCCTTGTCCACACTGCTACGACAGAATCGGAAAACGCACACACCGTGACTGACACCGAGTCTGTCCAGACTATTAAGGCGCAATACAAAAACGTAATTGCGTCATCCTTACCCCTACGCACGACGTATACTGGTAAGATCCAACACGTCATTGACCTTATTCCCGGTACTTCTCCTACACATAGTAGACCGTACCGGATGTCGggggagaagaaacaggaactttcaaaacaaaTCAGAGAACTCATTCGAGACGAAAGAATCTTTCCTACAACGTCACCTTATGGTGCGCCTGTGTTATTtgtgaaaaagaaggatGGTACGAGACGACTATGTGTGGACTATCGAAAACTCAACAGCCACACGATCAAGAGCCGATTCCCTTTACCACTTATTGACAATTTATTTGACCAGTTAGCAGGAGCCAAATTCTTTTCGTCCCTCGATTTGATCTCTGGATACCACCAGATTCCTATAAAGGACCAAGACCGTATGAAAACAGCGTTTTTGACGCATGAAGGACAATTTGCATGGCGTGTGATGCCCTTCGGGCTTACCTCAGCGCCTTCCACGTTCCAAATGCTCATGAATGGTGTACTACGCGATTACCTTAACAAATTCGTTGTTGTCTACCTTGATGACATCCTCGTCTACTCCCCATCTAAGGAGCAACACGCCGAACATCTCAGCCTAGTTTTGGACCATCTTCGGGCCGTGCATTTAACCGCTAAGGAATCGAAATGCAGTTTTTTCAAACGACAGATCCACTTCCTAGGACATATGATTGACGGTACCGGGATTCACATGGACAACACGAAACTTACCGCTATTACCAGCTAG